Within Pueribacillus theae, the genomic segment CAATAATTCCTGCTTTGGCAGCACAATAGTGAGTCAATTCCACGCCGCCTATTTGAGCTAATTGGGAAGCAATACTAATGATTCTCCCATTTCTTTTTTCGATCATGTGCGGCAAAACAAACCTCGTACATAAAAACGTCCCTCTTAAATTGATGTTAATCATTTGATCCCAAACGTTTATGTCCATTTTTTCCATTGGAACCTGCGTAAGAATGCCTGCGGCGTTTACTAAAATATCAATCGAACCAAGTTCTTCAATCGTTTTATCCACCATCTTCTGAACTTGACTTTCATCGCTAATATTCGCTTCGACTAAGAATGTTTTCACACCGTATTCTTTGTCAATTAACTCCTTTAACTGTTGCGCGTCTTCTTTACGGTCAAAATAGTTAAGCGCCAAATCTGCGCCTTCTTTTGCATAAGCTAAAGCAATTGCTCTTCCAATCCCACTTGCTGATCCCGTAACCAATGCTTTCTTGTTTTTAAGTTTCATAACCGTAATTCGTCCTCCTATTTAAGATTTAAAAAAATTAATGTCAATTGGATGATGTTCAAATACTTTACCTAGTTAAAATGCCCAAAAACCAATTTTTTATTTAAGTCTCTAAGGTAAGGAATTTCTCTCCTTTGCTTAGCCACCTCCTTCAAATCAATATCAGCTAAAATAACTTCATTATCTTCTCCTGCTTCCGACAGAATCTCACCTTTTGGGTTTGTAATTCGGCTGCGCCCTGCAAACGTTGTTTCACCTTTTTCTGTTCCGACACGGTTAGAGGCAATTAAAAAACAACCATTTTCAAGTGCTCTTGAGCGCGTCGCCAAGTCCCATGCATAGAATCTCGCCTTCCCAAAGGCAGATGGATAAACAAGAATATCTGCACCTTTTAAAGCTAATATTCTTGCCCCCTCAGGGAAACCGATTTCATAACAGATTTGCATACCGACTTTTCCCCACCCAAGATCTACAACTGGAAAATCATCACCTATAGCAAATCTTACTTTTTCTTGATCCCATAGGCTTGTTTTCCTGTATTTCCCTTTGATTCCTTCGTGGGTGACTAACAAACTTGTATCGTATACAATCCCCCGACTTTCACCTTGTTCTAAAATGCAGCCTACCAAAACGATGTTAAATTCCTTTGCCGTTTCAACCATCCAATCCGTTGTTGTCCCAGGAATCGCTTCAGCTAACTCTACATCATCATCCTCTACCCGATAGGCAGTATTAAATAGTTCAGGAACGACAATAAATTGTGCCCCTTGTCTAACGGCTTTTTTAATGAGAGCATAAGCTCTTTCAAGGTTTTTCTGCTTATTACCGAGTAAACAATCCATTTGAACTGCTGCGACACGAATAAAACTTTGATCCATGAACGATACTCCTCCTTTCTTGATGCCGGTAACAGAAACAGTACATTGCAACATTCATGCCAAAAATTAAAACTAGGTTTAAGTGTGGTCTTTCCATTAAAAGAAAAATTGATGGGGCATTCACCTATGCAAATCTGCATATCTCTTTTTTTAAAGAAAACTTGCCAACTGGCAAGCCTTTAGGGCGCAGACAAAGGCTTAGTTGCCCTTATACTGTGAACCGACAAAGACTTAAATAACTACGAAAGTTATGCTTTCTTACAGTAGAACAAAGAAAAAGCCTTCCACAAGGGAAGACCTATTAAGACGTTTCTTTATTCATTTTTTGAAGCTTTCGACTAATCGTAGACTGGTTTACCTTCAATACATTTGCGATTGATGTTGTTGATTGATAACGTTTTTTGGCTAATGAAAGTAATTGTTTTTCAGCTAAATCTAAGCACTCTTTTAATGGCAAAATGTCATGCACCTCTACCTTTTGTTTATGACTGGTTTGAGGTGTATCAATCATTTCCGATAAATATCTCGTGGAAATTTCAGTTTCATCAGATATCACAATCAGTCGTTCAACAATGTTTTGCAGTTCTCTGACATTTCCAGGCCAATCGTATTGTTGCAATGAATCTAAAGCCTTTGGTGACAATGTCTTTGTTTTATCATATTTTTGATTATAATACTCGATGAAATGCATGAGCAGCGGCAAAATATCCTGGCGCCTTTCCCTTAGTGGACGGATATGAATTGGCACGACATTTAGACGATAATATAAATCTTCGCGAAAACGGCCATTTTTTATTTCTTTATTTAAATCACGGTTTGTCGCGGCTATAATTCGAATATTGACTTTAATCGTTTTTGTACTTCCGACGCGCATAATTTCATTTTCTTGTAAAACTCTTAACAATTTAACCTGTAGAGAAAAAGGCATTTCGGCAATCTCGTCTAAAAATAGCGTACCTTCATTAGCAAGTTCAAATAGACCCATCTTTCCTTCTTTCTTTGCACCAGTAAAAGCACCCTTGTCATATCCAAATAGCTCAGATTCGAGCAAGCTTTCTGGAATTGCCCCACAATTAATCTTGATAAAAGGCTTTTCCTTTCTTGCGCTCATTTCATGAATAAAGTTGGCGACAACTTCTTTTCCAACTCCGGATTCTCCTAAAATTAAAACGGTTGAATCTACAGATGCAACGCGTTGGGCAAGATCAATTGCTTTTTTCATTTCTTCACTTTTGTAAATGATTTGATGTTCTGCTTTTTTCTTTTCCCGTAAAGCCATTAACTCTTGCTTGTATCCTTCTGAGAGTCTCCTCAATTCCGCTAACTCAGCCTGTAATTGACTAACCTCGGTTATATCCCGTGAGGCATTAACAACACGAATCACATTTCCTTCATTATCTTTAATTGGTGTGCCGACCACCATTAACCTTTTCCCTGTTTTTGTTGTTTGGATTGTGGATACCTTCTCCTTACGTTCAAGCACTAGCCTTGTAATTGACGGGCTATATATTCCTTCTTTTTCTAAGTCAGAAACATTTTTGCCAACAAGCTCATCTGCATCTTTGCCCCATAAACGTTTACACGCTGAGCTAACTCTGAGCGTTCTGCCTTTATTGTCGGCTACATAAATCACATCATATGAAGAGTCAAAAATGGCTTTTAAATCCATACTTAATTCTTTATAGGTGTCCAATTGGTTATCGTACGATTCGCTATGCTCTCGTACGATATACTTATTATCTAAATTATTTGTTTTCTTTTTTTGAGACAATCGAATCATCCTCTCCATTTTCAAGCAAGAAACTTGAAATAGCCCACTGAATTTTTTACAATTTTAACACGGGCAAACATTTGATACAATTTAAATCTTATTCCGATTTGCATACATATTATGCATTTGTGCATGCCCTGCTAAGAAATCTTCTTATAAAGCGAGACTTCCATCAGTAGGGGTCTTACGGACGGTTGCACCGGGATAAACCAATTCATTTTGGATAAAATAATTTAACCAAGTCATAACAAGACGGCCTTTTAGAATTTGGCATATTTCTTGCATTTATAATTTTGGTGAAAAAAGTAAAAAGGAGAGAGTTCAATGGCTAAAAAAGAAATTTTTGTAGCTTACGGCGTTGATGTCGATGCTGTTGCCGGTTGGTTAGGTTCTTACGGTGGAGAAGATTCTCCGGACGATATTTCAAGAGGTTTATTTGCTGGTGAGGTTGGTGCACCTCGTTTATTAAAACTATTTGAAAAGTACAATTTAAAAACAACTTGGTTTATTCCTGGACATTCGATCGAAACGTTTCCTGAACAAATGAAAGCGGTTGTTGACGCCGGCCATGAAGTCGGTGCACATGGTTATTCTCACGAGAATCCAATTGCGATGACTCCTCAACAAGAGGAAGACGTTCTTCTCAAATCAATAGAACTACTTGAAAAATTATCAGGCAAACGACCAACAGGTTATGTTGCCCCTTGGTGGGAATTCTCAAACGTAACAAACGAATTGCTTCATAAGCATGGAATTAAATATGATCATAGCTTAATGCACGATGACTTTACACCATATTATGTAAGGGTAGGCGACAGCTGGACAAAAATTGACTACTCAAAAACAGCAAAAGATTGGATGAAGCCACTCGTTCGAGGAGAAAAAACAAGTTTGATTGAAATCCCAGCCAACTGGTATTTGGACGATCTCCCTCCGATGATGTTTATTAAAGGGTCGCCAAACAGCCATGGGTTTGTAAACCCCCGCGACATTGAACAAATGTGGATTGACCAGTTTGATTGGGTATACGAAAATATGGATTATGC encodes:
- a CDS encoding polysaccharide deacetylase family protein, which produces MAKKEIFVAYGVDVDAVAGWLGSYGGEDSPDDISRGLFAGEVGAPRLLKLFEKYNLKTTWFIPGHSIETFPEQMKAVVDAGHEVGAHGYSHENPIAMTPQQEEDVLLKSIELLEKLSGKRPTGYVAPWWEFSNVTNELLHKHGIKYDHSLMHDDFTPYYVRVGDSWTKIDYSKTAKDWMKPLVRGEKTSLIEIPANWYLDDLPPMMFIKGSPNSHGFVNPRDIEQMWIDQFDWVYENMDYAVFTMTIHPDVSGRPQVLKMHERIIEHINSHEGVKWATFDEIADDFAKRNPFEK
- a CDS encoding sigma-54 interaction domain-containing protein; translated protein: MSQKKKTNNLDNKYIVREHSESYDNQLDTYKELSMDLKAIFDSSYDVIYVADNKGRTLRVSSACKRLWGKDADELVGKNVSDLEKEGIYSPSITRLVLERKEKVSTIQTTKTGKRLMVVGTPIKDNEGNVIRVVNASRDITEVSQLQAELAELRRLSEGYKQELMALREKKKAEHQIIYKSEEMKKAIDLAQRVASVDSTVLILGESGVGKEVVANFIHEMSARKEKPFIKINCGAIPESLLESELFGYDKGAFTGAKKEGKMGLFELANEGTLFLDEIAEMPFSLQVKLLRVLQENEIMRVGSTKTIKVNIRIIAATNRDLNKEIKNGRFREDLYYRLNVVPIHIRPLRERRQDILPLLMHFIEYYNQKYDKTKTLSPKALDSLQQYDWPGNVRELQNIVERLIVISDETEISTRYLSEMIDTPQTSHKQKVEVHDILPLKECLDLAEKQLLSLAKKRYQSTTSIANVLKVNQSTISRKLQKMNKETS
- a CDS encoding carbon-nitrogen hydrolase family protein, whose product is MDQSFIRVAAVQMDCLLGNKQKNLERAYALIKKAVRQGAQFIVVPELFNTAYRVEDDDVELAEAIPGTTTDWMVETAKEFNIVLVGCILEQGESRGIVYDTSLLVTHEGIKGKYRKTSLWDQEKVRFAIGDDFPVVDLGWGKVGMQICYEIGFPEGARILALKGADILVYPSAFGKARFYAWDLATRSRALENGCFLIASNRVGTEKGETTFAGRSRITNPKGEILSEAGEDNEVILADIDLKEVAKQRREIPYLRDLNKKLVFGHFN
- a CDS encoding 3-oxoacyl-ACP reductase family protein → MKLKNKKALVTGSASGIGRAIALAYAKEGADLALNYFDRKEDAQQLKELIDKEYGVKTFLVEANISDESQVQKMVDKTIEELGSIDILVNAAGILTQVPMEKMDINVWDQMININLRGTFLCTRFVLPHMIEKRNGRIISIASQLAQIGGVELTHYCAAKAGIIGMTKSLAREVGEFGITVNCIAPGTIETDLIKGLDENWKQQKQKELVISRFGKPEEVAPSAVFLASDPDGNLYTGQTLGPNMGDVML